In the Malassezia vespertilionis chromosome 1, complete sequence genome, one interval contains:
- a CDS encoding uncharacterized protein (COG:S; EggNog:ENOG503PKYM): MADPALALERVLHARLSDEGDALHSLLERKQALLDVQADGGRVFVPRSTPQDAARAQRMRLWAERGEFKKVRSAHLVDECEEAEAPLFEQLRSLDAPEATPAPSAPEERTGRISEQEFFPFRDTLLHQLESALFNAEQAQNLLGMLIHNARAASGASNTAVLAAQPDYFLEPQAIALSRLQRSEEEEGVRISSPTAHAKKAVLEMKVQSLQTAASVLEQGSAQLVQCAAPEKARWQALRDIQKRGWKLTPGRPLLDIERFDVGARKDALQGFGIPVLHGDGALNEEGARDAWIGYGPAEAPVELLQRTMAYWADAQGAQRARLAFPDRTRRRLRVSFHSHGQDAQVWSSLRDAPLDEHASLDAQLYDAQMDAVDTELFRELAAQSGVLAPVFARIVSESSVLLPLSTELDVRIELVEHDAPLAPGVQTSPLPSLLLAVLRLRMLRSWSLHSTRLRAAQVDQARAAEPRANVTGPVWELYKYTLYLARLRTVLDRVVGTRATYQWKPYEMIVDMQAWITSLVDLAEDPDATEPTTGGLVLVYRSETLAAQLTVRAPSHLIVFFPQHRTPSGVGLRLALELDQLEPLLAAALDELP, from the coding sequence ATGGCGGATCCTGCGCTGGCGTTGGAGCGTGTgttgcacgcacggctTAGCGACGAAGGCGATGCGCTACATTCACTGCTagagcgcaagcaagcaCTGCTAGATGTACAGGCCGATGGCGGGCGTGTGTTTGTGCCGCGTTCGACGCcgcaagacgcggcgcgtgcgcaacgaATGCGACTTTgggccgagcgcggcgagttTAAAAAggtgcgctcggcgcaccTTGTGGACGAGTGCGAGGAGGCAGAGGCACCGCTGttcgagcagctgcgctcACTCGACGCACCCGAGGCCACACccgcgcccagcgcaccGGAAGAGCGCACCGGCCGGATTTCCGAACAGGAATTTTTCCCCTTCCGCGATACGCTACTCCACCAGCTTGAAAGTGCGCTGTTTAATGCAGAGCAGGCGCAAAACCTGCTTGGGATGCTGATTCAcaacgcacgcgctgcaagcggcgcatccaaCACTGCTGTGCTCGCCGCACAGCCAGACTATTTTCTCGAGCCGCAAGCGATTGCCCTTtcgcgcctgcagcgcagcgaggaagaggagggCGTGCGCATTTCTTCGCCCACGGCACACGCCAAGAAGGCTGTGCTTGAGATGAAGGTGCAGTCGCTCCAGACCGCTGCGTCTGTCCTGGAGCAGGGCAGCGCACAGCTAGTGCagtgtgccgcgccggaaaaagcgcgctggcaagcgctgcgcgacatACAGAAGCGCGGCTGGAAACTGACGCCCGGCCGTCCATTGCTTGATATTGAGCGCTTCGATGTAGGTGCACgcaaggatgcgctgcagggcTTTGGTATTCCCGTCTTGCACGGTGACGGCGCGCTGAATGAagaaggcgcgcgcgatgcatggATTGGGTACGGCCCTGCCGAGGCGCCTGTCGagcttttgcagcgcacaaTGGCGTACTGGGCAGATGCCCAAggggcgcagcgcgcacgcttggcgTTTCCTGACAGGACACGTCGTCGCCTGCGCGTATCCTTTCACTCGCAcggccaagacgcgcagGTATGGAGCAGTTTACGCGATGCGCCCCTCGACGAGCACGCctcgctcgatgcgcaacTGTACGACGCACAAATGGACGCTGTGGACACCGAGCTTTTtcgcgagcttgccgcacaATCTGGTGTGCTGGCACCAGTGTTTGCTCGCATAGTGAGCGAGTCGAGCGTCCTTCTTCCGCTTTCCACCGAGCtcgatgtgcgcatcgagctggtcgagcacgatgcgccgctcgcgccgggcgtgcagacgtcgccgctgccgtccctgctgcttgccgtgctCCGACTGCGCATGCTTCGTAGCTGGTCCTTGCACTCGACCaggctgcgcgccgcgcaagtcgaccaagcgcgtgctgcagagccgcgcgcgaatgtGACAGGCCCTGTGTGGGAGCTGTACAAATATACCCTCTaccttgcgcgcctgcgcacCGTCCTTGACCGTGTGGTTGGCACACGTGCAACATACCAGTGGAAGCCATACGAGATGATTGTGGACATGCAAGCGTGGATTACCTCCCTTGTGGATCTGGCCGAGGATCCTGACGCAACGGAGCCTACAACGGGCGGGCTTGTCCTCGTATACCGATCTGAAACCTtggctgcgcagctcacagtgcgcgcgccaagccatTTAATAGTATTTTTTCCTCAGCACCGGACGCCCAGCGGGGTAGGCTTGCGTCTGGCCTTGGAActcgaccagctcgagccgctcctcgccgctgcgctcgacgagctgccGTAG
- a CDS encoding uncharacterized protein (COG:A; EggNog:ENOG503NVMQ; TransMembrane:1 (o505-524i)), which translates to MADRAPGLRRLSPYWYEYTTRAKTRWYGRQILEVFTTEFRDRTKEYYTWAIHNGLCTVNGMCVTPSYRIRNSDLIVNKVHRHEPAVTDVPVRILHRDDTQGRIVVVKPGSIPVHATGRYHYHTLVEMVKQQTGLLHVYTSNRLDRLTSGIMVCSTTKAAACALGNDFNAGLVNKAYVCRVLGRFPDDTIDCQEPILAVDRQSGLNIVHPRGKACRTFFARISYDQTTDTSVLLCRPVTGRTHQIRVHAQFLGHPITNDPLYNHPVWDSVDRDILASAQPRHYERVGGETGNTEIERVLTALKGARDDAEGWARWRDDVLYGTLNREMGYESVFVPGANGEPAPPPPDGVEPGMDADVCSTCRTPLLTDPKPEELYIYLHAVKYWTDAWVFEDELPPWAAAGADRRLPDLPLVRHTLQTESRAPCAALSVPRISQCAVAPMHTPSPLAQPMPCLTLDVPRGLEDVAQREILQRLSPFALERSPRIETALHSGTLLVRDPFTSACIGAMYLAAHLPVVMGALYTIARAKLPQDMLTGLFCERTASLGKGGAGHEKDAPLSASEHALLHFVQQVWDDAAAGRRAALDAWQQRKRGTMFAVVVDRSSYVFPTLSTSTLEQYLAQIVQVWLASDSRAWHVVPRAKADLIVKLTLAPRLGAKAPLHSGPRATQGNVSGTLLIGLHLPVSPADPVRTMSTPAQTKEVMARARAEAVAGLLPWLPHTKELGTLHNADPSFAQALASQCDARGTGCTVVQGDASPAQLQGAVVQLTERSKDIPHAALFDVVFLQIETLYNALAPGAYAILLTAEPKIMQRALRELENKARRAQWPTTLRLVPLVQNSEAGVLPTEDASTCADADEEARMRDGLRSFFFHHHFLACVRRA; encoded by the coding sequence ACGCGTGCCAAGACGCGGTGGTACGGGCGCCAAATCCTCGAAGTGTTCACGACCGAGTTTCGCGACCGGACGAAGGAATACTACACGTGGGCGATCCACAACGGCCTCTGCACCGTGAATGGCATGTGTGTAACACCGTCCTACCGTATCAGAAATAGCGACCTGATCGTGAACAAAGTGCACAGACACGAGCCAGCGGTTACCGATGTGCCGgtgcgcatcctgcaccgcgacgATACCCAGGGCCGGATCGTGGTGGTGAAACCAGGCAGCATCCCCGTGCATGCGACAGGCCGCTACCACTACCACACGCTTGTGGAGATGGTCAAGCAGCAGACGGGTCTTCTTCACGTGTATACGAGCAATCGTCTAGATCGCCTTACCTCTGGGATCATGGTGTGCAGCACGACTAAagccgcggcgtgtgcgctcGGCAACGATTTCAACGCGGGCCTTGTGAACAAGGCGTACGTATGCCGCGTCCTCGGCCGCTTCCCCGACGATACAATCGACTGCCAGGAGCCAATTTTAGCCGTGGATCGACAGAGCGGCCTGAATATCGTGCACCCACGCGGCAAAGCGTGCCGCAcgttctttgcgcgcatctcGTACGACCAGACGACCGATACCAGTGTGCTTTTGTGTCGTCCCGTCACGGGCCGAACGCATCAGATCCGTGTGCATGCCCAGTTTCTCGGCCACCCGATCACCAACGACCCGCTGTACAACCATCCGGTGTGGGACTCGGTCGATCGCGATATTCTCGCGTCTGCACAGCCGCGCCATTATGAGCGTGTCGGCGGCGAGACAGGCAATACAGAGATTGAGCGCGTGCTCACGGCACTCAAaggagcgcgcgacgatgcagagggctgggcgcgctggcgcgacgATGTGCTCTACGGAACGCTGAACCGCGAAATGGGCTACGAGTCTGTTTTTGTGCCGGGCGCAAATGgcgagcctgcgccgccgccgcccgacGGCGTGGAGCCAGGGATGGATGCGGACGTGTGTTCGACGTGCCGCACTCCGTTGCTCACAGATCCCAAGCCAGAGGAGCTGTATATATATTTACACGCTGTCAAGTACTGGACAGATGCGTGGGTGTTTGAAGACGAGCTGCCGCCGTGGGCAGCCGCGGGCGCGGATCGCCGCCTTCCCGACTTGCCGCTTGTTCGACACACGCTCCAAACCGAGTCCAGAGCGccatgtgcggcgctcagTGTACCGCGCATTTCGCagtgcgccgtcgcgccgaTGCATACGCCTTCTCCTCTTGCACAGCCCATGCCATGCCTCACGCTCGACGTACCGCGCGGCCTTGAAGAcgtagcgcagcgcgagatcCTCCAACGACTCTCCCCttttgcgctcgagcgtaGCCCGCGGATTgagacggcgctgcattccggcacgctgctcgtgcgcgatcCTTTTACGAGTGCGTGTATCGGCGCAATGTATCTCGCTGCACACCTGCCCGTCGTGATGGGCGCATTGTATACCAtagcgcgcgcaaaactGCCTCAGGACATGCTCACGGGTCTCTTTtgcgagcgcacggcctCGCTGGGCAagggcggcgcgggccatgaaaaagacgcgccgctttctgCAAGCGAGCATGCTCTCCTGCATTTTGTGCAGCAGGTATGGGACGATGCCGCAGCgggacgccgcgctgcactcgATGCAtggcagcagcgcaagcgcggcacaatGTTCGCCGTTGTAGTCGATCGCAGCAGCTACGTATTTCCGACGCTGAGCACTAGCACACTGGAGCAATATCTTGCGCAAATTGTCCAGGTGTGGCTCGCGTCTGATAGTCGCGCATGGCAcgttgtgccgcgcgcaaaggcgGATCTGATCGTGAAGCTCACCTTGGCaccgcgcctcggcgccaAAGCACCGCTGCATTCAGGGCCGCGTGCGACCCAAGGCAATGTCAGCGGCACCCTGCTCATTGGGCTTCACCTTCCCGTATCTCCAGCCGATCCAGTGCGCACCATGTCGACGCCTGCACAGACCAAAGAGGTCATGGCccgagcgcgtgcggaagCCGTTGCCGGGCTCTTGCCCTGGCTGCCCCACACCAAAGAGCTGGGAACCCTGCATAATGCCGATCCCTCTTTtgcacaagcgcttgcctcgcaatgcgacgcgcgcggcacggggTGCACCGTCGTCCAAGGCGACGCTTCTCCTGCACAGCTGCAAGGCGCTGTGGTCCAGCTTACGGAACGCTCCAAAGATATTCCccatgcggcgctcttcGACGTGGTGTTTCTACAAATTGAAACGCTTTACAATGCACTCGCTCCTGGCGCCTACGCCATCCTCCTTACCGCCGAGCCCAAGATAATGCAGCGGGCGCTCCGCGAGCTGGAAAAcaaggcacggcgcgcgcaatggccCACGACGCTACGTCTCGTGCCTCTGGTGCAGAACAGCGAGGCGGGGGTTTTGCCTACGGAAGACGCATCGACGTGTGCAGACGCCGACGAAGAAGCACGTATGCGCGACGGCCTGCGCTCCTTCTTTTTCCACCACCACTTTcttgcgtgcgtgcgcagggCGTGA
- a CDS encoding uncharacterized protein (COG:A; EggNog:ENOG503P3AB) — MLPLTLLNAAVNKPVLVELKNGETFNGHLTACDNFMNVMLRDVYQTSAIKYCRVADALIDAVKESEEHARKQRQSAGSGRGRGDMGRGRNDGRGRGRNPRTQRV; from the exons ATG CTTCCATTGACGCTGCTCAATGCAGCTGTGAACAAACCAGTT CTTGTGGAGCTGAAAAATGGCGAAACATTCAACGGGCATTTGACTGCGTGCGACAACTTTATGAACGtcatgctgcgcgatgtGTATCAGACGAGTGCG ATCAAATACTGCCGCGTCGCCGACGCACTGATCGACGCCGTGAAGGAATCCGAGGAGCATGCACGCAAACAGCGACAGTCTGCAGGAAGCGGGCGTGGCCGCGGCGACATGGGCCGCGGCCGCAACGATGGACGCGGGCGTGGGCGCAATCCGCGCACACAGCGTGTATAG
- the FPR2 gene encoding peptidylprolyl isomerase (COG:O; SECRETED:SignalP(1-17); EggNog:ENOG503P579), with protein sequence MRVFATSLLLFVLPVLAKAPPKELQIGVTHSVAECPYKSQNGDTLLMHYTGRLWDGTKFDASYDRGKPFDFEMGVGHVIKGWDFGLRDMCIGEKRRLKIPSDLAYGPVGAGDVIPPDAALVFDVELLDIQGPRMKSLRASQGKDEL encoded by the exons ATGCGTGTGTTTGCGACGTCGCTTTTGCTCTTTGTGCTGCCCGTGCtggccaaggcgccgcCTAAGGAACTGCAGATCGGTGTTACGCACAGTGTCGCTGAGTGCCCATACAAGTCGCAGAACGGCGATACGCTGTTGATGCACTACACGGGCCGCCTTTGGGATGGGACAAAGTTTGACGCTTCGTACGATCGCGGCAAGCCcttt GACTTTGAGATGGGTGTTGGGCACGTCATCAAAGGCTGGGATTTCGGGCTGCGCGACATGTGCATCGGGGAGAAGCGCCGCCTAAAGATTCCATCGGACTTGGCGTACGGCCCTGTCGGCGCAGGCGACGTGATCCCCCcggacgcggcgctcgtgTTCGATGTCGAGCTTCTCGATATCCAAGGGCCACGTATGAAATCActgcgcgcttcgcagGGAAAGGACGAGTTGTAG
- the NAB2 gene encoding mRNA-binding protein nab2 (COG:A; EggNog:ENOG503NXCG), whose product MVLPIELGTAAASRVQDAVQGVLIAHDMASNDDQVMAEYVTVMIANSKSMDAIAEELRELVGGELDASVPAQIWARAEAAARESQADMRAASPRARSPSQMQDAEFKERTRARWNDTARPARAERGAERSLHHERELFPAKGRRNAKIERGMHSDAMPAQLSIFGRAGVPDPHAMPFVPEGMPPFSEMMAAMGGPSLFTRLDPMMPNNPPVDLHPTVTNVPRDMAAFPSRPEQRALCRYSVHCTNPLCVYSHPTPANAGNALDERALVLSEEACENGDACTHRECVKSHVSPSVTLIKAKGVAPPPPAARCRFQQQCLNPGCTYTHYDDSGRLTAAPAATQGPCRFSTQCTRPDCHYTHPPRSKTVCRYGDACKRFDCVFTHPRDPPVHATADRLAAFAATHEGKRERILPGESAGQSAGAMSVTNSA is encoded by the coding sequence ATGGTACTGCCAATTGAGCTGGGCACCgcggctgcgtcgcgcgtacAGGATGCCGTTCAAGGCGTGCTGATTGCGCATGATATGGCATCGAATGATGACCAGGTCATGGCCGAATACGTCACTGTTATGATTGCAAACAGCAAAAGCATGGACGCCATCGcggaggagctgcgcgagctcgttGGTGGCGAGCTGGATGCCTCTGTTCCGGCGCAAATTTGGGCGCGTGCAgaggcagcggcgcgcgaatcACAGGCGgacatgcgcgctgcatcaccccgtgcgcgctcgccgtcGCAGATGCAGGATGCGGAATTCAAGGAACGCACACGAGCACGCTGGAACGACACTGCGCGACCCGCACgcgcggagcgcggcgcggaacGCAGCCTTCATCATGAGAGGGAATTGTTCCCTGCAAAAGGACGTCGTAACGCAAAAATAGAGCGGGGTATGCACAGCGATGCCATGCCAGCGCAGCTGAGCATCTTTGGGCGCGCTGGCGTGCCGGATCCGCACGCCATGCCGTTCGTCCCTGAAGGCATGCCACCATTCTCCGAGATGATGGCCGCCATGGGCGGCCCTTCTCTCTTTACGCGCCTCGACCCGATGATGCCGAACAATCCCCCGGTGGATTTACATCCAACGGTGACTAACGTGCCACGCGACATGGCAGCGTTCCCAAGCAGGCCCGAACAGCGTGCACTGTGCCGCTATTCAGTACACTGCACGAATCCCCTCTGTGTCTATAGCCACCCCACGCCCGCGAATGCTGGCAACGCACTCGacgagcgtgcgcttgtgctgAGCGAAGAAGCGTGTGAGAACGgcgatgcatgcacgcaccgcgAATGCGTCAAGAGCCATGTGAGCCCTTCCGTGACGCTGATCAAGGCCAAAGGTGTcgcgccaccgccgcccgccgcgcggtgccgctTCCAGCAACAGTGCCTTAATCCTGGGTGCACCTACACACACTACGACGACAGCGGCCGTCTCACGGCAGCGCCCGCCGCCACACAAGGTCCGTGCCGATTCAGTACGCAGTGCACACGCCCCGACTGCCACTATACACATCCCCCCCGCAGCAAGACCGTGTGTCGCTACGGCGATGCATGTAAACGCTTCGACTGCGTCTTTACGCACCCCCGCGATCCGCCCGTCCACGCCACCGCCGACAGGCTtgctgcgtttgcagcCACGCACGAAGGAAAGAGAGAACGGATTCTTCCGGGAGAGTCTGCAGGGCAAAGCGCTGGGGCGATGAGCGTGACGAATAGTGCCTAG
- a CDS encoding uncharacterized protein (EggNog:ENOG503PHXK; TransMembrane:6 (n10-21c29/30o45-64i84-103o123-140i147-169o196-218i274-297o)): MTARRWLHRFGSAALYCAAAYALPAPVSAVSEQRHLTRDEFATQLEVANYITVAALTLYAWEYLCTFPRELTMYRASMIVRPQVILFLLIRYSTVPAVVVPSYSLWKRFTDSSQCIPHEQETVAVVQFIVSATLSWRTIAIWRRKMWVVVFLIAFSLAVFGASLGLLYFSEDSLILTGSCRPAPKEGKDGVNTIQWFYLTCLIFDTVTLGLSSYKLWVYSAMGREINKPVFTDPFEQHRSMLESERKRRGSASAIVHRVNSAATLPYRALRDIYLWWATLTPLLARLFANGLVYFLVATAFNVANFILEALNSIHSKSFLTLWPALMCVLCQRMLLTEFDAVWTPYDPYLEHPGRELVDRVVPNKAAPRVSEIDRFHSFVTALEQRRDERQEGSCVQFANLEKTDPEAAHPPERGPPSEFAPSDVSPCGSTRNSRAHVFQMAHVPPSPLPALSSAQAQLAVRMAGLRPHDTHPVDIP, translated from the coding sequence ATgactgcgcggcgatggctGCATAGATTTGGCTCCGCTGCGCTATATTGTGCGGCAGCATATGCACTTCCCGCACCGGTGAGTGCTGTGTCAGAGCAGCGGCACCTGACGCGAGACGAGTTTGCGACGCAGTTGGAGGTCGCAAACTACATCAccgtcgccgcgctcaCGCTTTACGCGTGGGAGTATCTGTGTACATTCCCACGCGAACTGACCATGTACCGCGCCAGCATGATTGTGCGCCCACAAGTAATTCTCTTCCTCTTGATCCGGTACAGTACCGTGCCGGCGGTCGTCGTGCCGTCGTACAGTCTCTGGAAACGGTTCACCGACTCGTCGCAGTGTATCCCGCACGAGCAAGAGACCGTCGCTGTCGTGCAGTTTATTGTCTCTGCGACGCTGTCATGGCGCACGATCGCGATATGGCGACGCAAGATGTGGGTCGTTGTCTTTTTAATCGCCTTTTCCCTCGCCGTGTTTGGCGCGAGTTTGGGCCTCTTGTATTTTAGCGAAGACTCGCTCATTCTTACCGGCTCGTGCCGGCCTGCGCCGAAAGAAGGGAAAGATGGCGTGAACACCATCCAGTGGTTCTATCTAACCTGTCTTATTTTTGACACCGTCACCCTCGGTCTCTCCTCCTACAAGCTCTGGGTCTACTCTGCGATGGGCCGCGAGATTAACAAACCCGTATTTACAGATCCATTTGAACAGCACCGCTCCATGCTGGAaagcgagcgcaagcggcgggGGTCTGCCTCTGCCATCGTCCACCGCGTCAATTCCGCCGCGACACTGCCCTAccgtgcactgcgcgacaTTTATCTATGGTGGGCTACGCTCACTCCTTTGCTTGCACGCCTGTTTGCAAACGGCCTCGTCTACTTTCTCGTTGCCACCGCGTTCAACGTCGCCAACTTTATTCTCGAAGCGCTCAACTCCATTCACAGCAAGAGTTTCCTCACCCTATGGCCCGCGCTCATGTGTGTCTTGTGCCAACGGATGCTGCTCACCGAATTCGACGCGGTATGGACGCCGTACGATCCATACTTGGAACACCCAGggcgcgagctcgtcgaccGCGTCGTGCCAAACAAGGCGGCGCCACGCGTCTCCGAGATTGACCGCTTCCACAGCTTCGTCACCGCccttgagcagcgccgcgacgagcgccaGGAGGGCTCCTGCGTCCAGTTTGCAAACCTCGAAAAGACAGACCCAGAAGCGGCACACCCGCCCGAGCGGGGGCCGCCGTCCGAGTTTGCTCCCAGCGACGTCTCGCCCTGCGGCAGCACTCGcaattcgcgcgcgcacgttTTTCAGATGGCCCACGTGCCTCCTTCACCACTCCCCGCGCTCTCctcagcgcaagcacagctGGCTGTGCGCATGGCAGGGCTACGCCCCCACGATACCCATCCTGTAGATATACCGTAA